A window from Podospora bellae-mahoneyi strain CBS 112042 chromosome 1 map unlocalized CBS112042p_1, whole genome shotgun sequence encodes these proteins:
- a CDS encoding uncharacterized protein (COG:H; EggNog:ENOG503P43S), with product MADHPHTDGSHHGHSHGHSHDHGRSHAHGHGETQNREYFNQQASSYDSKHEKTLDKLVEEIRKRIDFIGVEWADEESSADEEEKKDDNREKREVREVRLLDYACGTGLGESALAPYTTQCVGIDLSENMVATYNARAANQGLTPEEMHAHVGNLCLPADSPSYPTQTQLFSSSDFFSFDLAAICLGFHHFDNPPLAARRLVERLRPGSGVLMILDFLPHEKMDASHPASGTVIHHGFSKEQIQKIFEDAGAGEHFAFEELAVVFNKAAGTREEMKRKIFMARGTRRAE from the exons ATGGCCGATCACCCTCACACTGACGGTTCCCATCACGGCCACTCCCACGGACACTCTCACGATCATGGTCGCTCCCACGCTCACGGCCACGGAGAGACTCAAAACAGGGAGTACTTCAA TCAACAAGCATCCTCTTACGACTCCAAGCACGAGAAAACCCTCGACAAGCTGGTTGAAGAGATCAGGAAGCGGATCGATTTCATTGGTGTTGAGTGGGCTGACGAGGAGAGCTcggctgacgaggaggagaaaaaagatgacaacagggagaagagggaggtgagggaggtgaggttgttggattATGCTTGTGGGACCGGACTTGGTGAGTCT GCTCTTGCTCCGTATACCACCCAGTGTGTCGGCATTGATTTGTCCGAGAATATG GTGGCTACCTACAATGCCAGAGCCGCAAATCAG gGCCTGACCCCCGAAGAAATGCACGCCCACGTCGGCAACCTGTGCCTCCCCGCTGACTCCCCTTCCTACcccacccaaacccaactcttctcctcctccgacttcttctccttcgaCCTAGCAGCCATCTGCCTAGGCTTCCACCACTTCGacaaccctcccctcgcAGCCCGCCGTCTCGTTGAGCGCCTCAGGCCCGGCTCCGGCGTGCTCATGATTTTGGACTTCCTCCCCCACGAAAAGATGGACGCCTCCCATCCTGCCTCTGGCACTGTCATCCACCACGGCTTTTCCAAGGAGCAGATCCAGAAGATCTTTGAAGATGCCGGAGCAGGAGAGCACTTCGCCTTTGAAGAGCTGGCGGTTGTTTTCAACAAAGCTGcggggacgagggaggagatgaagaggaagatttTCATGGCCagggggacgaggagggcggagTAG
- the ARC19 gene encoding Arp complex subunit (BUSCO:EOG09265CCT; COG:Z; EggNog:ENOG503NY5W) — translation MSQSLRPYLQAVRSSLTAALCLSNFASQTAERHNVPEVEARTSPEVLLTPLTIARNENERVLIEPSINSIRISIKIKQADEIEHILVHKFTRFLTQRAESFFILRRKPIKGYDISFLITNFHTEEMLKHKLVDFIIQFMEEVDKEISEMKLFLNARARFVAESFLTPFD, via the exons ATG TCGCAGTCACTTCGACCGTATCTCCAGGCTGTCCGCAGCAGTCTGACCGCCGCCCTCTGCTTGTCCAACTTCGCGTCCCAAACCGCCGAAAGACACAATGTTCCCGAAGTCGAGGCCCGAACATCACCCGAGGTTCTCTTGACGCCCCTGACGATTGCGCGCAACGAGAACGAGCGGGTACTCATTGagcccagcatcaacagtATTCGTATCAGcatcaagatcaagcaggCCGACGAAATTGAACACATTCTTGTCCACAAGTTTACAAGATTCTTGACGCAACGCGCCGAGTCATTCTTTattttgaggaggaagcccATCAAG GGCTATGACATTTCATTTTTGATAACCAACTTCCACACGGAGGAAATGCTCAAGCACAAGCTGGTTGATTTCATCATCCAGTTtatggaggaggttgacaaaGAGATTTCAGAGATGAAGCTGTTT TTGAATGCGCGGGCTCGTTTTGTAGCGGAATCTTTCCTCACTCCA TTCGACTGA
- the UBP6 gene encoding deubiquitinating enzyme (BUSCO:EOG09263BGW; COG:O; MEROPS:MER0004316; EggNog:ENOG503NUIQ), whose protein sequence is MATVNVVIKHGPKKYDVEVDTTAPGEELKYQLFSLTGVEPDRQKILVKGGQLKDDTDMSKLGLKPGQVIMMMGTPGEGGGAIVRPTEKVKFLEDMTEAEQAQQAGATPAGLINLGNTCYLNSTLQALRSIPELQESLEKYEFRNAAPSGSQLGLITTTPGADITYQLRNLFRDMSKTQEGMPPLGFLSALRSTFPQFAEKSKKGPGYAQQDAEEAWSQIVSQLNQKLQIKEGGEGSSAEASFIGKYMCGELSSTLECDDAAAAEAGEEPTHSKDQFLKLNCHIDGQTAHLRDGLANGLKEKIEKRSEALGRDVTYTKTSKISRLPKYLTVHFVRFFWKRDVQKKAKIMRKVTFPHELDMVEFCTDDLRKALVPVRDKVREVRKEEEDVERARKRRKRNPVEDQTPEEKKEQEKKEKGKKPSTSADGDVEMGESFKTDAEFEAEKDAALLAAKKELNSLIDPELRKDDGANQSGIYELRGVVTHQGASADSGHYTAYIKKAGPKDPVTGKVGPEDGKWWWFNDDKVTEVTSDKIDALAGGGESHSALICLYKAIPLPTAEGVLE, encoded by the exons ATGGCGACCGTCAACG TGGTTATCAAGCACGGGCCCAAGAAGTACGATGTCGAGGTCGATACTACCGCTCCCGGCGAAGAGCTCAAGTACCAGCTCTTCAGTCTCACAGGTGTCGAACCCGACCGTCAAAAGATCCTCGTCAAGGGTGGCCAGCTGAAGGATGATACCGACATGAGCAAGCTGGGCCTCAAGCCCGGTCAGGTtatcatgatgatgggaacgccaggagagggcggaggtGCTATCGTGCGCCCAACAGAGAAGGTCAAGTTCCTCGAGGACATGACCGAGGCGGAGCAAGCGCAGCAAGCTGGAGCCACACCGGCCGGCCTTATCAACCTGGGCAACACCTGTTATTTGAATTCGACACTTCAGGCTTTGCGCTCCATCCCCGAACTTCAGGAGTCGCTCGAAAAGTACGAGTTCCGAAATGCCGCGCCCAGTGGTTCGCAGCTCggtctcatcaccaccacgccGGGAGCTGATATCACCTACCAGCTGAGGAATCTGTTCAGAGATATGTCCAAAACTCAGGAAGGAATGCCACCACTGGGTTTTTTGAGCGCCCTTCGCTCCACGTTCCCACAGTTCGCCGAGAAGAGTAAGAAGGGGCCAGGCTACGCCCAACAAGACGCTGAGGAGGCCTGGTCGCAAATTGTGTCTCAGTTGAACCAGAAGCTCCAGATCAAGGAAGGCGGGGAAGGCTCTTCCGCCGAGGCCTCGTTCATCGGCAAGTACATGTGCGGAGAGCTGTCCAGCACACTCGAATGCGACgacgctgccgctgccgaagCGGGCGAGGAGCCGACCCATTCCAAGGATCAGTTCTTGAAGCTCAACTGCCATATCGACGGCCAGACGGCGCATTTGAGGGATGGGCTCGCCAACGGTCTCAAGGAGAAGATAGAGAAGAGATCAGAGGCTCTCGGGAGGGATGTGACCTACACCAAGACCTCCAAGATCTCTCGGTTACCCAAGTACCTCACAGTTCACTTTGTGCGCTTCTTCTGGAAGCGTGACGtccagaagaaggccaagatcaTGCGCAAGGTGACCTTCCCGCACGAGCTGGACATGGTCGAGTTCTGCACCGACGACTTGAGGAAGGCTCTTGTTCCAGTCCGTGACAAGGTTCGCGAGGTgcgcaaggaggaggaggatgtcgagcGGGCCCGTAAGCGTCGCAAGAGAAACCCCGTCGAGGACCAGACtcccgaggagaagaaggaacaggagaagaaggagaagggaaagaagcCGTCCACGTCGGCTGACGGTGACGTGGAGATGGGCGAGAGCTTCAAGACTGATGCCGAGTTCGAGGCCGAGAAAGACGCTGCGCTCCTcgcggccaagaaggagctcaacTCCCTCATCGACCCCGAGCTGCGCAAAGACGACGGCGCCAATCAGTCTGGCATCTATGAACTTCGCGGCGTCGTCACTCATCAGGGTGCCAGTGCCGACAGCGGTCATTACACGGCGtacatcaagaaggccggGCCCAAGGATCCTGTGACTGGAAAAGTCGGCCCTGAGGACGgcaagtggtggtggttcaaCGATGACAAGGTTACCGAGGTGACGTCGGACAAGATCGATGCCCTtgctggaggcggcgagTCTCACTCTGCGCTCATCTGCCTTTACAAGGCCATCCCCCTGCCCACCGCCGAGGGTGTCTTGGAGTAG